CCGTAGTGGCGGCGTTGCTAGCCGAAGAACTTGGGTACGATGCCCAGTGGCAGCAACGGCAGGTTACGGAATTTACTAGTCTAGCCCAGCACTACCAACTGCACCGCTCACTGGTTAATCAAACCGCCGAGTTGTAAGGGGGCTAGAGCTAATTAGGTATACTTTCGGCGATTGGCATCAAACCTATTGTCCCAACCGCGGCCCACAAGTTGCGAGGCTCCGCGCTATCTTGCTCATTGGTTACTTTATGGCTTGGGGCGGCCAGGAAGTGATTATGTAGCGTCTTTACCAAGCCATCATTTAGGCCAGACTTCCATGGATGTAATTTATGTGACGGATTTAATCGGGACCGGCGTTTTTGCCATATCGGGGACGTTGGCCGCGTTACACAAGAAGAAAGATCACGACGTGCTCACACTATTCATCTTCGCCTTTGTCACCGCGGTCGGGGGCGGAACGCTACGCGATGTCATCATCCAGGCGTACCCCGTGGTCTGGATCAGCGACGTCAACTATCTGTTCGTTATTACGGCCAGCGTCCTGATTGCCGTTGCCTGCCGCCGCTGGTGGCTGGGCATTTTGCAGCGCCCTTTACTGGTATTCGACACGCTGGGTATCGGTATTTTCACCATTCTGGGTCTGGAAAAAGCGCTGAATGTGGGCGTCAATCCATGGGCTGCGGTCTTGCTGGGCATCGTCTCTGCGCTATTTGGTGGCGTCATTCGCGATACACTGGCCAACGAGATGCCGCTGGTCTTTGAGCGGCAGCTGTACGCCACCCCGTGCCTGACCGGTGCTGTACTGTATATTCTGGCCTTGCGCTTGCATCTGGACCCAACCCTTACTTTTTTACTGTCGGTGGGGGTGATTACGGGCTTTCGACTACTAGCTATGAAGAAAGGCTGGTCGCTGCCGCCTATTCGGGTTTAAAATGCCCCCAAGGTGCTTATCGCCAGTAATTACGACCCGCTCGATGGCAAGTCCCTACTGCCCCAGCGTAGCTACTGTGCGGCCACCAAGGGCGCCAGAACGTGGGTAGCACCATGTTCGGGCCAAGTGCTTCGCGGCCTAGCCTACAGCGAAGTTGTAAGGTACGCCGACCTTGATTATAGACTGCCTGTGCGCCCGCCATCAACGGGTAGGCTGGTGCCCGTGATATAGCCTGCCGCCGGTGACGCAAGAAAGGTTACCACCGCGGCCAGCTCGCTGGCCTGGCCAAAACGGTGGGCTGGAATCTGCTGGAGCATGGCGGCCTCCACTTGTTCTTTTGTTTGGCCCGTATTGCTCATTCTCTGTGCAATGAGCGACTCGTGGCGTTGCGTCACAATTGCGCCAGGCAGGATATTGTTCACCGTAAT
The window above is part of the Hymenobacter radiodurans genome. Proteins encoded here:
- a CDS encoding trimeric intracellular cation channel family protein, with protein sequence MDVIYVTDLIGTGVFAISGTLAALHKKKDHDVLTLFIFAFVTAVGGGTLRDVIIQAYPVVWISDVNYLFVITASVLIAVACRRWWLGILQRPLLVFDTLGIGIFTILGLEKALNVGVNPWAAVLLGIVSALFGGVIRDTLANEMPLVFERQLYATPCLTGAVLYILALRLHLDPTLTFLLSVGVITGFRLLAMKKGWSLPPIRV